A single region of the Aptenodytes patagonicus chromosome 7, bAptPat1.pri.cur, whole genome shotgun sequence genome encodes:
- the PAK6 gene encoding serine/threonine-protein kinase PAK 6, which produces MFRKKKKKRPEISAPQNFEHRVHTSFDPKEGKFVGLPPQWQNILDTLRRPKPVVDPSRITRMQLQPMKTVVRGSTVEVEGYISGILNDIQKLSAISSNTLRGRSPTSRRRAQSLGLLGEDRPPDMYLQSPEADWADKYGNYLNCNGGTKVTRRQTMWPDYKPRLEGQSHPNGMVMKAQSLGPSEFQGADGSCLQRASGLQHMPTLPGESEKTGKKSSEECWPQPCLVRQANSRPSGEGSPSSKSRENSLKRRLLRSVFPSSSGSNKSGPSLQIKPNAFFRPQQWGSPRSPAAKAQSLPSDQPASDFPRMISEAGTPQKSPTAEKAIALPQGRPSPAGSPRNRQTQTSSSNLHLPQDSSVKGQLASEDPVVVTHEQFKAALRMVVDQGDPRTLLENYVKIGEGSTGIVCIAREKHSGRQVAVKMMDLRKQQRRELLFNEVVIMRDYQHVNVVEMYKSYLVGEELWVLMEFLQGGALTDIVSQIRLNEEQIATVCESVLQALSYLHSQGVIHRDIKSDSILLTLDGRVKLSDFGFCAQISKDVPKRKSLVGTPYWMAPEVIARIPYTTEVDIWSLGIMVIEMVDGEPPYFSDSPVQAMKRLRDSPPPKLKNFHRTSPVLRDFLERMLTRDPLERATAQELLDHPFLLQTGLPECLVPLIQQYRKRTSTC; this is translated from the exons ATGTTCcgcaagaagaagaagaaacgcCCGGAGATCTCGGCTCCGCAGAACTTTGAGCACCGTGTCCACACTTCATTTGACCCAAAGGAGGGCAAATTTGTGGGCCTGCCACCTCAATGGCAGAATATTCTAGACACGCTGAGGCGCCCCAAGCCAGTGGTAGACCCTTCAAGGATCACGAGGATGCAACTCCAGCCTATGAAG ACTGTGGTGAGAGGCAGCACTGTGGAAGTGGAAGGCTATATCTCCGGGATACTCAATGACATCCAGAAGCTTTCTGCCATCAGTTCGAACACTCTGAGGGGAAGGAGCCCCACCAGCAGGAGGAGAGCTCAGTCCCTTGGGCTCCTGGGGGAAGACAGACCCCCAGACATGTATCTGCAGAGTCCTGAAGCAGACTGGGCAGACAAATATGGAAACTACCTCAATTGCAATGGTGGGACCAAGGTGACCCGGAGGCAGACTATGTGGCCAGATTATAAACCCAGATTGGAAGGACAGTCTCATCCCAATGGTATGGTAATGAAAGCACAGTCCCTTGGGCCTTCGGAGTTCCAGGGTGCTGACGGCAGCTGCCTCCAGCGTGCCTCTGGTTTGCAGCATATGCCAACTCTACCGGGGGAGAgtgagaagacaggaaaaaagagctCGGAAGAGTGCTGGCCTCAGCCTTGTCTCGTACGACAAGCAAACTCCAGGCCCTCAGGGGAGGGCAGCCCTAGCTCCAAATCAAGGGAGAACAGCTTGAAGAGGAGGCTGTTACGCAGTGTGTTCCCCTCATCCAGCGGCTCAAACAAGTCAGGCCCTTCCCTGCAGATAAAG CCTAATGCTTTCTTCAGGCCCCAGCAGTGGGGTTCACCACGCAGCCCTGCAGCCAAAGCCCAGTCTCTTCCATCAGATCAGCCTGCATCCGATTTCCCCAGGATGATCTCCGAAGCTGGGACCCCCCAGAAATCACCAACAGCGGAGAAGGCAATTGCACTGCCACAAGGCAGGCCGTCACCGGCAGGGTCTCCGAGGAACCGACAGACTCAGACTAGTTCTAGCAACCTTCACCTTCCCCAGGACTCTTCTGTGAAAGGGCAGCTGGCCAGTGAGGACCCGGTGGTTGTGACTCATGAGCAGTTCAAAGCTGCCCTTAGGATGGTAGTGGACCAGGGGGATCCCCGGACATTGCTGGAGAATTATGTAAAGATTGGTGAAGGGTCCACAGGTATCGTCTGTATTGCTCGAGAGAAGCACTCAGGGCGGCAGGTGGCAGTGAAAATGATGGATCTGAGAAAGCAGCAGCGCCGGGAGCTCCTTTTTAATGAG GTGGTGATAATGAGGGATTATCAACATGTCAACGTAGTGGAGATGTACAAGAGCTATCTAGTGGGAGAGGAGCTCTGGGTGCTGATGGAGTTCCTGCAGGGGGGAGCCCTCACAGACATTGTGTCTCAGATCAG GCTCAATGAAGAGCAAATTGCAACAGTGTGTGAATCAGTGCTGCAGGCTCTGTCATATCTTCACTCTCAGGGGGTCATCCACCGAGACATTAAGAGCGACTCCATTCTTTTGACGCTGGATGGAAGG GTCAAACTCTCAGATTTTGGCTTCTGTGCTCAGATCAGTAAAGATGTACCTAAAAGAAAGTCCCTGGTAGGTACTCCCTACTGGATGGCTCCAGAAGTTATTGCAAGGATACCATACACTACCGAG GTGGATATCTGGTCTCTGGGGATCATGGTGATAGAGATGGTGGATGGAGAACCCCCCTATTTTAGTGATTCTCCAGTCCAGGCAATGAAGAGACTCCGTGACAGTCCTCCTCCCAAACTGAAAAACTTCCACAGG ACCTCCCCAGTTCTGAGAGACTTCTTGGAAAGGATGTTGACACGGGATCCGCTAGAAAGAGCAACAGCACAAGAACTTCTGGATCACCCCTTTTTGCTCCAGACAGGACTTCCAGAGTGCCTGGTTCCCCTTATCCAACAATACAGAAAGCGTACCTCTACCTGCTGA